Below is a genomic region from Henckelia pumila isolate YLH828 chromosome 3, ASM3356847v2, whole genome shotgun sequence.
taaacatgaaaTCTCAAAGTAttttcatgtccaagaaagtcAAAAGgctttaaataaaatctttatagAATTAAGGAATTTTCAGGAATAACATATTCCTTTCAActagaaaaattgttttttcaaTCAAAAGAATAATTCAGAAgaaaaacatgaaaaaaatcTCAGCGTTGGTGTTCTTCTTTTTCTCTCCCTAGCCGCCAAGTGTTTTCTCTATATTTTTTGTCTGACCTAGCCTGCGTAAAAATCTCCTTTTTAAACGCCCTAGAATCCTTCTCTCTTGTCTTTCCTTTCTAAAATCTTCCAACAAGATAAGTTTCGTTATCTCGAGCTCGCTTGAGCGGGTAAAAAAATACCACTCGAGCACATAACTTTCTGTCCAGTTCGTCAATTTCTTCAACAGCACGCTCAAGCAGGTAAAAGTTACCGGTCGAGCGCAATTCTTTCTGCTCAATTTccgaaatttcttccttaaacCTACAATTAAACCAGGAAAGATGAGGAGTAGACTACATgcataaataataaagaaataaaatatgaatgttCCTAATTATGACGTAAATATGCATGCAAAATGGACTCAAAAataccaaaaaataataaataataacgaCACGTATCAAATACTATTCTATATTACATAATGATGGTGGAAGATTTTATCAACACAACAGAAACTTGGAATGAATTTAAGGTACGCCAATACTTTCATATTATTGAAGTTGAGGCTATTTGTGCAATAAGTTTGAATCGTAAAGGATGTGATGATGTTCGGTGTTGGATGGGAAATGCGAATGGTTGTTATACACGCGGTTAAATCTAGATATTTTATGGAACTTAATATCTTGGCTCCTCCGGCCGGATACACAATCTGGACATCCAAACCAAGAGTGGTGGAATTTTATGTGGTGTTTACAAATTCCACCTAAAATCAGAATTTTTCTGTGGAAAACCATTAATGACTTTATCCCAACGGGAGTGAACTTGAAGGCAAAACATGTCCCAACAAATGATATGTGCATGTATTGTAAATATCAGTTAGCTACTACAAGTCATTGTCTCTTTTTCTGTCCATTAGTTTGTAAAGTATGGAAGAACTCTGCATTTTGGTACCATTTGCATTTATTTCGTAAACCCTTTTTTTGGATTGTATGGTGGCTATGTCAAAGGTGTTAGCGAGAACTGCAATGGAGGTGTTTGTGATGATGTCTTCGGCTATTTGGGGTGAGGTATGTAAATGGAGTCATGATACAAATAAGGATATAAAAGAGATTAATGTTAGCTAGTGTTTTGCTTGGTTGGATAATTATCGAGCCGCTAACTTGGCCCCGCCGGAGTTCAGCTGGACAGGGACAGATTTCTACTACTCAAAAATGGTTCCCTCCTGAACAGAAATCTGTGAGATTAGATCATTTCGAGGCTGGAATGGATTGCTAAACTAACAAAGACAGCTTGGGTGCAATCATTTGAAACTCTTCTGGCATGGTTGTGGGAGCGAAAGCAAAGGTGATGCGGCATCGGGGTTGGGTGAAAGAAATGGAATTGGAAGCTATTAGATTTGGAATGGAGTTTTGTCGACAAATTGATGTTTCAAACATTTGTGTTTTCTCGAACTCATTGGTGGCGGTACAAGAATTTACCGAGACAAGTGAGGATCTTGGACAAGATGCTGTCATTGCGAAGGACATTCGAGAATATATAAAATCTGATAGGTTTGCTTCGATTTGGCACATGAGGCGACAGGCGAACAAGGTAGCTCACCGCCTTGCTAAAAGTCACTGATATTGCAAGCTAATTTCGATTTATCCTACCAATACTTTTTTGGACTAGTCTGTTGCACAAGATTTTCTTAGTGACTAGACCACTAGCCTAGTTTGCAATCATTGAACTATAATCATAAATTGAATGaaaaaacatataaattattgaacaaaaaatataatattcccTTAGACTAATTTAGTTaactgattttttaaaattttgttaaggaaaaGCACATGATTTTCTTAGTGACTAAACGACTAGCCTAGTTTGCAATCATTGAACTATAATCATAAATTGAATGaaaaaacatataaattattgaacaaaaaatataatattcccTTAAACTAATTTACTTaactgattttttaaaattttgttaaggaaaaGCTAAGAAGTGTTTTTCAAAAGCTCTATCAAATACTACTTGTTGGATTGCTTATACTTATATCGTGTATGAATTTAGGCTACGATTCTCGAGATATTTTTGTTACATCAATTGATAATATTGTTCGTTTAAGAAATTATACCAACGTCGAGTGTATGAACTCTATATATAGTTCGTGCCAAGGGATTATATAGAGTCAACAAAGGTTGGTGACCATAGTTTTGTTCACTAAATAAAAAGTGTCCTTTGGATTAATTTCTTGGCTAGGCCATCAAGTTCAACTAAATTGCTTGATTGTTGTTGATTAGGGAACAATGTAAAACTGAAATTTTGGCATTTCGTTTTGTGACCTCatttttgtaaacaatgttCCACAAATTGAACTACTATGTCTATGATTTTGAAGTATTGTCCTATGTCTGATATGCAAATATATAAGAATTTATACTATTAATGAAAGAAGATAGCTTAATAATAACTACGTACTTTTtgtgagttttttttaaaatatttcaaatatacCCTTAGTTTGTTGTGGATTTTGCTTCTTATTCAATTTTGATttacttttaaaatttctttaaactttattttcttttttttaagtgAAAAattgtttgaattgaatttgtttCACTCTGTCAcaattataaataattcaaatttatataatcatcttttttattaaaaaaatcgtTCATCTTCTATATTTTATATACGCGCATCACGTGTGACACAATTGTTAGTatagattaaaaataaaattaagttataaataaaaaaaattgaccaAGGCTATTTCTTAAAATGTACCACTTACTAATATAGACACACACCATGTTGAACACAATTTTCAGTAGAGGTGTTCATCGGTCAGTTCGATTTTAATTTGTCCAAATTCGGTTTGatttttcgatttttggtttatgaaaACTATAATTCGAAGAAAACCGTTTtacttcggttcggttcggttttgtaCTATAATGGACCGATTTATACGGTTCGGTTTGGTCGGTTTGATCAATAATACATAACACAATATTTAATGTAGAGGTGTTCATCGGCCGGTTTGATTCCGTTTTCGGTTTTTCATTTCGTTTTTTTCGGTTTTAGTTTCAGAAATATATAATCCGATATCTGAACCATTTTTTTTCGATTCAATTCGATTTTCTATCAAAATGGTTCGATTATTTCGGTCGGTTATTTCGATTTTGATacgattattaaaattaataatataaatatattgtaaatataatatgttatctttttaaatgatttattagtaaaacttttaaaaataaagtttaaatgaattacataaaaaaaaatcaagtaaaAATTACATTATACAACCATCAATTAATCAACTATGAATTACAAAAACAACAATgaattacataaacaacaatcaattaaaaattattcaaaataattattcatttactaaataaataaatatcatctcataacatatataatatataatataaatataaataaaattattaatttaatgaaatttCGGTTTTATCGATCGGTTcggttttgacatatataatccaaaaccgaaccaaataaacttcgGTTCAAAGATTTATATTCGAATTACTAAATACGATTTTTGGTTCGGTTCTGTATTTGATTTTTTCGATTTGGATTTACGATTTTTTTCGGTTTTATCCGAAATTTGAACACCCCTAATTGTCAGTTAGCCACATTTCAATACATCcgctcaaaaataaaataaaataaaataaaatagctTCAATAGAAAATTCTATAGCCCTTctctttgaaaaaaaatatacattatATCGATTGAAGTTCTATAGCCAATTTCTTCAAATATCCATGTTTCCTtttaaagaaaaggaaaaaaaaaactaaaatcagCAAACTAATTTGGCTTAATTTTCGGAATGAAGTATTAAAAATTACGAGCACTTGCAcgttttctttaattttttgttaatttattggtaagtttACAATCTaactaaataaatttttttttttttaattttaattttttttttcaacagaGTATGAACATGTCATTAGATATATCAACAATGTCTATAACTAGGGGTTCGGTTTTGCATAATTACGGTTTGGTTTTCGGTCTACGATTTTTTAAATGTCTAATCCGATAACCAAACCATTTAATTACGATCTGGTTCGGTTTTATAGTACTACGGTCTGTTTTATACGGTCGGTTTTACAGttttaaaaacaaattcaatcaattaattatgTATTATTCTACGAGttgtaatttatattttaaattcagTTTATATAATTGTTCTTTAGGTTTTATgagtttaaaattataaaatttgataaaatttgtttttatcGTTTTTCCAATTATGCAATTTATACATTAAATTACTTTAAAATGTATACAAATATATTATAAGAAACTTTTTagtaaatttaaaattagttatcaaatttaatgcataaaaatatataaaataatttatattttaattattaaaattaaattcactTACCAATagtctaaatataaataaaacatttattttattaaaatacggTTTAAACGGTCGGTTTGGTTTTGAAGTACATAAAACCATAACCAAACCATAATAATTTcggttttaaattataaaaccaaaataataaatttggaTAATGGTTCGATTTGGTTTTCGATTTCTTCGGTTtggattttaagttttttttggtttgaccaTATTATGCACACCACTATCTATCACCATCACATTGTCACTTTGATGAGGAAAAAATTGCGACATTCGGAAAGTTCAAACCATTACACTATTATCATAGATTGaatgaaaaaatcatataaactattgaacaaaaaatataatattcccTTAATTTAGTTAACTGATTTTGTGAATTTCACGTCGTGCACCTCAGTACCCAGAATTTTTTTGAAGCAATCGAATATCTCTCTGTATAAATCATTTTTAGCAACCATCACAAGTAATTGACTGGTCAATCCAAAGGGTTGACAGTCGGTACCAATCAAAGTTTATGGCCTGTAGgttttgttttatattatgAATTTAATCTATGCCTTTGTTCACTTGTCACgattcatgaaataataaacATCACATTTGATTTTGCAAATAATTAGACCGAAACCATAaccttataaaaaaattaacaaataatcaaaacattaaggtaaatatttttttttgcttctGATGCAAAATTCACATGGTTTAATTATAATTCATTAATTATAACATAATGGTACGCAAAATCAAATCTCATTGGGAATTTCTAAAAAGGtcaatattatttatttcttttactttaatatttttgaaaaaagcaATGCCCCACATACTCTCTCTCTTATTCCTTGCTTTCATGCCTCTTTTCTGCTGGTCAAAAAGATATTCTTTGCCCTCTAAATTTTGCACTTCTTTTAATTTGGATCAAAGTTTAAGTTCAAATTAGTATGGAATTCGATGTTGctttaaaattctaaaatcatcTTTTAGCCATTAATTTCTGTTTTTGGCTCCATGCCATAATCCTACAATCTAATTAACGTTACATTTTAGAATAATCGAATTCAATTTTATCCGAGAAAgacaataattaataaaaaagttCTGCCACCGTAATTAGTTTGCTCGATTGATACTAACAATTTGatttaatcaaaataaaatcatgttgtttatttgttaaaaaaaagtaATTTATTTATGGAAAAATTGCATATACCACCCATGTGAAATCGCGTGTTTGTTGATAACCCcttatgaaaattttttgagCTAGAAGCCCCTTATGATTCTAAATCTGTAGCATACACCCCCTTCTGactaaaaaataactaaaatgtcCTTAATGTTATAAtacaatttaatattaaaatatatttcgtatatgacaaatattatgataaaataattatatataattttcatagttatttaaataaaatttgattattttactcaattaaatataaaattataaaacaaaattaatttaattatttatttaagtaagtgtatttttgtcaatttttaaCTGAAAATGGTGTGCATGCTACAAATTTTGAATCACATgtggttattagcttaaaaaaatttcacagggaGTTATTAGCAAACTCGGGATTTCACAAgagtgatatatgcaattttcccttTATTTATCCAAATAACAGAAGTAATTCCATATTTTGGTAGGAACATTTCAAAGTAAATTTTATTAGAGAAtaaaaataccataaaatatatttgaaatttctacaccaaataattaatttatgatTGAAAAAAGAAATTATGGAGTCCCAAAAgacaaaaaaagtaaaaaaaataggACAACAATTGTCCGTACGTACACTAGACAAAAACAATACTACTACTCAGGGATGGCGAGGAGCACCGGCCGCCACGCTCTCCTCATCAACCGCTGCCGAAACGTGGCCGAAAGCGGCCGCAGAGAGCGGCAAGCAGCCCCCCTGACGCCGCCGTCGGACGCGGTTCTGGCCGTCAACAACCTGTCCCGAACATTCTCCGAGGCCCTCTGATCTCCGAAAGCCGGCGGCGAAGACACGAACAAATCCTTGAGCTTGTTCCTGGCGGACAACTGATCATCTCCCCCAGATTTCTCCGGCGAGGTCCCTTCACCTCTATTATGAGCATCGGGAGTGCCCTCGTCCGGGAGCCTTTTCCCACCGAGCAGCATTCGAAGGGTCCTCTTGCGGCGGAGGTGGATGACTGGGCTGGCGGTTGGGCTTCTGGCCACGGCACACTGTGCCGCTATCAAGAGCTTGAATTTGTGGAAAGTGGGCATGTGAATCGGTGATGTATATTATCCTTGAATCGACCGGAAAAGCGAGATGAAGGTGTTattctgtgtgtgtgtgtgggttCAAAGATTAAAATGAGTACGGGCAAGGGAAGAGGCCTCTTTTTTCGTTTTATTCTGTGTTTCGGTGTTTTCATCAACTTCCTCTCATATTCTTACACGTGGCACCAAGGAAAAGACCGGCCCCGAGCCCGCCCTTGTTTtcatccatttttttttattttggatttgGATTGAATACGCTACACTTATTAGTTATTACTAGAGCTCATTTAACTCGGTGTGTTTGAAGTGGTAGATTCCTAATTTAccaatatattatgttatttatcttatgttttttttgtcatattatttatctatctttcaattatttatctcacatcaatcaaatcataaattatttatcttacatcaatcaaatcattgaacaACGCAATCAGGGATGAGGAGGACACTCAAACAGGCGCAAATCCTCTCGGACCAAATCTTCGGTGGAGTAAAAATCACCCACCTGATCTGGTCATCGGTAACCTTACTGCACCTATTCGTACACGTAATCAACTAATTGATGAGCtattgcatgcagctttcatttCACAGCTAGAGCCCAAACACATAAATGAAGCATTGCAAGATGTtagctggattgaagcaatgcaaGAAGAACTAAATCAATTCACTAAAA
It encodes:
- the LOC140893517 gene encoding uncharacterized protein — its product is MPTFHKFKLLIAAQCAVARSPTASPVIHLRRKRTLRMLLGGKRLPDEGTPDAHNRGEGTSPEKSGGDDQLSARNKLKDLFVSSPPAFGDQRASENVRDRLLTARTASDGGVRGAACRSLRPLSATFRQRLMRRAWRPVLLAIPE